Part of the Capra hircus breed San Clemente unplaced genomic scaffold, ASM170441v1, whole genome shotgun sequence genome, GTTTTTAAAGGAACGCTTTGTACGGATTGTGTTCTGTCTTTTTGCTCTTGATGTGCTTCCTGGGAgatggggagcctggagggccctggggctggggtcCCCTAGTGAGGGGTGCGCAGGGACATGGGGAAGACTTTAGAAGGGCCCCTGCGGAAAGGTAAGGAACCACCTCACAGGACGGTGGGCTGGGGAGGCCTCCAGGTCCTGGGCCATCCACCTGTTTAACAGACGGAGCCACTGAGGCTTGGGGCTGGGCCCAGCTCTGCTCTTCCCGGCTGAAGCTTTCTGCCCTTTCCTCTGGCTCCTCCTCAGGACAGGTGCACCCCCTGAGCACAAGCAGGCCTTCCAGGCGGCACGGTGAAGGAGGGCAGGCCTGGGGGTGGACCTGGCGTCCAGCCAGGCCCCACTGGGTGGTCCTGGGCACAGCTGCTTCAGCTGTCAGCCTCTGTGCTCATCGGTATGGTGGGACCCTGCCTCCCAGGCCGGCGGCGCGGGAGCACTCAGCAGGTGCTTAGTCGTGTTTCCAGGGAGAACTGCCTCTCAGCCCACGGAGCCCCACGGCGTCAGGGTCTGCCTGCCACTGACCGACCGCTGTGGACCCCGGTGGGTGGGGAGTTCCGTACTGACTCTAGGCTTGATTTCCTGTCTGTAAGATGGGAACATTACCCATGCCTGCCGTACAGGCTTGGTTAGAGGCTTAAAGTGCGCTGTGTGCTAACCCTCTGACGGAGCCTGGTGTCCCCGTGCTCGTCAGAGGGCGCTGTTCAAACGGCCTGCTTCTGCCCTCTcaagtgcaccaggcctccctccccgCAAGCGCCCTTGACGCCAGAGCCCGCGGGCCCGACCCTGCAGCCCTCTCGGGTCCCTGCACAGGCAGCCTCCGTCCTGCCGGAGCCCTTCCCCGGTGACCCTCCCCCACAGCCCTGACGGCGAGAAAGCCGTGTTCCTGAACCTTCTGTTTCTGATACAGCctcctgcaacacacacacagcccgGGGGCAGGGGCGGCTGTCAGGGCCCACCTTTCTGGGCAGAGCTGAGCTGGCACTGTGGAGGCCACGGTCGCCAGAACTGACCCTTCCCCAGGGGGGCCGGGCAGCCTCGGGGAGGATGCTCAGGGTTGGCGGCCCCGGCCATCTCTGCACTCCCCGCCGAAAAAGGGACTCCACGTCTTTCGTAAAAacctgtttttaattttgtataaaagGTGGTCTACGCCCAGGAGCTGTAGGAGATTCGAGCAGaccagctggggtggggggctcacAGCCTAccttgggggtgggggacggTCCTGGTGGGGGACGAGGAAGGCATGTCAGGGGCCCAGGTCCCACAGAGCGCCTGGGTTGTCCCCCACCCGGGGGGAGAGACTGGCCCTTCGGGAGCCCCCTTGTGGCCCTGGGGGTGGCCCCAGGCTAGGGGAGGGGCCGCGGAAGCCCCAGGCCCACAGCCCTCTGACAAGACGAGAGGAACGTCAGATGGGAGGAAAGCACCAGGTCAGGCAGAGCCTGGGGGCCCCAGGCTGGCAGGGGACCAGCTCCCCCTAGCAGCCCCCACAGCTCCTGGCACAAGCAGCCGCCACAGACTGGCACAGGCCGCTGCTGGCCAGCACGCCGCACTTGGAGAACTTGTCACGGCACAGGTCAGCTGTCGGGAGGGCGGGGAGGAGCTGGGGTCAGCGCGCGGCCGGGTGAGGGAACTGCCCCGCGCCCCAGCCCTGGTGATGGGTTGTCTGAGGATGAGATGGGCCGGAGGGGAGCCGGCTCGGACCCACACGTTTGATAAGTGGTAGGCGGGCCCGGGGACGCAGGAGGGGCGGGGTAGGGGCTTCCTACCCCGCAGGAGCTCCTCGTGGGCGCAGACGGTCCGGACGCAGATCTCCTTATTGACGACATATACGCGGCGGAGGCTGAGGGGACGGGACGGGAGGGCTCAGCCCCGGGGAGAGGACCCCACGCCCACCCCCGGCCCGGGAGCCGGGCTCAGCCTCAGGATCACTGTCTGTCCCGCCCTCACCTGTAGAAGCAGGCCTCGTTGAGACACTGCTTGCAGGGCCTGTGTATGGAGTAGAGGCGGGTGCACGGGTACTGCTCCTCACGGCAGTCTGGGTGACAGGCGGGGTCAGCGGGCTGCAGCTCGTGGCTCAGAGCTGGGGGCCGCCTCCAGCCGCACCCCCAGAGGGACTGGCTCTCGGGGCCAGGAACACCTGCACCCTAAGGctagacacacgcacacacacacaaagacacacacaccaaCGCGCACACACAGCACTGCCGGACCTCCCCAGGCTGCCCGATTTTAACCAGTACATTTATACACATGCAAACTCACAACCGCACCGAGAGGCCTATATCCAAACAGACAGTTCAAACAAACCTACAACCACACACAGGCCCAGAAACACATGGCAGCCTCACAGGAGGCCCCTCACACGGAGCAGGGCCCCCCACACACAGGCCGGCGGACTCTTGGCCGGGACAGTCCCGCTGAGCCCAGGAAGCCCCTGAGCACCACTCGCTGGGGGGCTTCCTGCCAGCCGCTCCCCGCTCCCTCACGTCTGGGACTAGAGGCTCCTCCCGAGGCCATGGGCAGTCCAGCCCTGACCAGCGCAGGGCAGAGGGGTCTCCAGAGCTGCCAGGGGCCCTGCTGACCTCAAGCAGGGGCACCTCTGCCAGGGCCCcagcccaccacccaccccagccAGAGCAAGAGGCCTGGCTGTGTCTGACCTCCCGGgtcccccaccaccccctaacTCCCGGGAGCCCCTCTGTCTCTCTTACCCAGAGGCCCTGGCTCCGTGGGCTCCGTCTCCACAGTCCCCGGTTCTAGAGTTGGAGAGTCAGGCAGAGACCATTGGGACGGTCCAGGGCAGGGTGGGGTCGCCTCCTCCGGCCCTGGGCAGCCCTCCGCACCCCCAGGGTTGGCTGGAGCTGGTGGCCTACCTAAGGTGGGGGCTGGGATGACTTCCTGCTGGACTTGTTGCTGGGACTGGAACTGGAACTGCTCCTCAGGCGGCCGAGGGGTCATCTCTGCCGGGAGAGGTGGTAAAGGGGTCTGCTCCCTCCCCACAGGCCCCACAGGCCTCCACGACTCCCCACCCTGCGTGCTACCCTACGCTCAGCCCTTTACCTGGGTAGTCATAGTAGTCTGGATTGTCTGGAAATAAAGAGGTGGAGTTGGTGGGGGTCAGGCTAGCCCCCAGGCACAGTGCAGCCAGGGCCCACAGCCCTGAAAGCCCATCCCACCACCCTGCTTGACCCCCGGCCGAGCAGCGCCAATCTAGGGAGAGGGCTGGGGGGCCTGGAGGTGGGCGGCGGGCTTACCGATCTGGTCACTGTAGTGGGTATACTGCACGTGGTCTGGGTACGGAGGCAGTGGGTCCAGATCATACTGGCCCTGAGCCAGCAGGCCTGCTGTGGGGAGACAGAGCTGAGGGGGCGCCAGCAGGGAGGGGCAGCAGGGGCCCTGAGGGTGGGCCCTCGGGTGGGGGCCGTAAGATCCCCAGCAGACTCAGACTCACAGGATGCATACGGCCTCCTTGTCCACAAAGGCCCTTACACGCCCTGGTCCTGGGCCGGCTCCCTGACCAGCCCCCCCATGCTGGCTCTCGGCCGCTCCTGTCTgccccagggcctctgcactTGACTCTTCCTGGGCCTGAGAGCCTGCTTAGcttctcctcctccaggtctCTCCTGAAGCTTCTGCTCCGCtcaggggcttcccgggtggctcagtggtgaagaatccacctgctgatgctggggagtggggttcaatccctgggtcgggaagatcccttggagtgggAAACGAACAACACCCACGCCAGTGTTTTgcactggaaaattccatggacagaggaacctggtgcgctatggtccacggggtcaccaagagtgggACAGGACAGTGACTGAGCGCCTGGGACTGCCCCGGCGGTACAGCAGTtgagattctgtgctcccagtacggggcctgggttcaatccctggtcagggaactggagccCACGTGCCTCGACTAAGGCCGCTGTGAAAGATCCTACAACGAAGCCTGAGGTTCCCATGTGCTGTAAGACCCGGCACAGAcaaagaaattaatattaaaaaataagagaggCCTTCGCTGGCCTACCCACCCACACCATCGCATCTGTTTATTTCCATCACAGCACTCAACACAACCTGACGTTTATCACCTCGCCCTTCTCTAGACCGGCAGGGCAACACCACACAAGGCAGACATTTGCCCACTGGATCACTGCATCACCAGGGCCtatcccagtgcctggcacagagtaggtgctccaCAGGTGTCTGTTAAATGAACGAACGTTAGACCTGGCAGGCCGTTTGTGATCCCCACTGACAACTCTTTCATGAGACAACCAGGGACCTCTCCAAGGTCAGGACTGTAGCTGAGCTGGCCCCAAAGGAGTGCAAATCCCAGGCCTTCAGACCCCCTTTTAGGGGCCTCCATTCCTGCATATCGGCTCCAGGGAGGACCAGGCCGTGAGCGGGAAAGCCTGGCTCCTGGTGCCTGGGCTGAGCCTGCTGCTGCGGAGAGGTGGGGAGGCACCCAGGAGATGCCTCCAGACTTTGGGGGGTTGGCCAGTCCAGTCTGTGCTCCAAGAGGTAGCAGGCCCTGGGGTTCGGGAAACAGTTCCGGCCGCAGGACAAGAGCTGGTGGCTAGCTCCCTGCCCGCACCCACGTGCGAGCCCCACCAGCCCAGTGCCACTTACCAGGCAGGaagagcaggaggagggaggcaCCTCTCATGACTGCTCAGGGAGCGCGCTGGGCCGGTGTCTGGGGACAGCTGGAGAAAGAGGAGGGGCGAGCTGCTCCCCAAGCCAACACCCCAGGGCTGCAGGGCCGCTTCTGCTCCCAGAATTCAGCCTGGAGAAGGGGGGCCCAGAACAGAGGCCAGGCAGATGGAGGGTTACGGAGGCAGGCCTCAGGGGCAGCGACCACTTTGGAGGGATCTGTCCCTGAGACCCCACTGGGCCTTCAGGACCTGAGGAACTCGCCTCCCCCGGGGCCAGGCGGGGGGCGCGGCACCCCCATCTGCTTAGACTCGCCTTCCTCCAGAGCTGATCATGACAAGGGACCCTACCCTGCTTGCCCACACTCCACAGACATTCCTAATCCCTGCCCCTGCTCTCCCAGCCACACCGATGCCCACCCTCTGCTCAGCACTTCTCCAGGAATCTAGTGCCCAGACCACGACCCCAGGCCCATCCTTGGGACCCCAGTCCTGCCCAACTAACATCACAGCCCCGACTCAGCAGTCGCCAGACCCAGACCGACACCTGCTCCCAATTAGCCTGGGGGCCCAGGCATCCAGCAGGAAACCACATGAGCCCGGGCGGCTCCCGCCCCTCGAAGACTCCTCCTGCCAGGCCGCCCAGGACCTGGCTGACTCCATCACACGCTCACGAGACTGAGGGCTATTTGTCTGTTGGGCAGGAAGCACTCAGGGTGGGGCCTGAAAAGCGTCTCTCCCGAGCCTAGAGGGCAGCGCTCAAGAGGACCGCGGTCCCCTAGCCCAGGGGCTCTGGACCGCCTGAGACGGTACGACTGTGACAAGCGTCACAAGCGTAGTTTGGGGGGAGAGGGCAGGTTCTTGAAGCTTGAGAAGCACTGGGTGAGTCCCGTCCCCAGTCTGGCCCCACAGTGGACTTGGCAGACTCGACAAGTCCTCACGGCCAGCCCCAGCGCAGCGGGGGGCAGCCTCCAGACTGCCCGCCTTCAGccagggggctgggagggagtCCTGGGCTCACCCACCAGGGCCCGCCCTCCCACAACATGAGTTCTTCCAGACGGGTAACTGGAAACCTGCCTGCCTACCCCTGCCCCCTCCAGGCCACAGGGAATCAAGGGAGAGGGGGGCCAGGGGCAGAGACCTGATCCCTCTCCTTCTgtgagccccacccccacccccacccccaccccccgaccctcTCCTTCTGTGACCGTGGTCACTGCACACACTCCCCGTCTCCCTCCCCCTCAAGCCTTACTGAGCAgcggaggggagaggaaggggtggggaagCTGAGGCCTTTGGCCCAGCTGCCCCGCAGGCCAGGCGTCCACTCTGAAAACTCTCGGCCTCCTCCTCGCGGGGGGCCCCAAGGCCTGGAGCCCCCCCAagtcctccctgccccccatctGGCTCTCAGGCTGGTTGGCGCTGTCACCACTCGAAGGCCGCAGCTGGGGAGGTGGCTTGTGGGGTGGGTGGCGGTTCTGTCTGTCCCCAGAGCCCCTCCTGAGCCTCGAAACCCCCAGCACGGGGCGCCCAGGCTCGCTGCGGGAAGGGGCCCCGGGCCAGGCCATCCCGAGGAGAGTCCGCGCGGAGAAGGGGCCCCTCCAGGAGACGCGTCTGCAAGCGCGTCCAGACGGCGGGCGAtcgggcggggaggggggccgAACCTGCGGGGCCGAGGGGAAGGCCCAGCGGGCCGGGGACGCACCCCGGGGGCCCGGCCTGCCCTGCCCTTTGTCTCCGTCCCCGCCGCCCCGCGGACACCCCGCCGGCCGCCACCTCCCTCCTCCGGGGAGACAAAAGCCGCCCCTCCAGAGGACCCAGGCTTCCCGGCGCCCTCTTCCATGTGCTTAGACGGCCCCCGGGCCCGGGCCCCACAGCCCCCGGGGGCCCGCCGACGTCGGATCCCCGGCCCCCGCccggcccgcgcccgcgccccgcgccccgcgcccggcCCGCGCCTACCCGCGGGTCCCTGCGCGCCGCTCCGAGTCCGC contains:
- the MFAP2 gene encoding microfibrillar-associated protein 2 isoform X1 encodes the protein MRGASLLLLFLPAGLLAQGQYDLDPLPPYPDHVQYTHYSDQIDNPDYYDYPEMTPRPPEEQFQFQSQQQVQQEVIPAPTLEPGTVETEPTEPGPLDCREEQYPCTRLYSIHRPCKQCLNEACFYSLRRVYVVNKEICVRTVCAHEELLRADLCRDKFSKCGVLASSGLCQSVAAACARSCGGC
- the MFAP2 gene encoding microfibrillar-associated protein 2 isoform X3, producing MRGASLLLLFLPAGLLAQGQYDLDPLPPYPDHVQYTHYSDQIDNPDYYDYPEMTPRPPEEQFQFQSQQQVQQEVIPAPTLEPGTVETEPTEPGPLGPASSVSTRPASTASAAYMSSIRRSASGPSAPTRSSCGLTCAVTSSPSAACWPAAACASLWRLLVPGAVGAARGSWSPASLGPPGSA
- the MFAP2 gene encoding microfibrillar-associated protein 2 isoform X2 — encoded protein: MRGASLLLLFLPGLLAQGQYDLDPLPPYPDHVQYTHYSDQIDNPDYYDYPEMTPRPPEEQFQFQSQQQVQQEVIPAPTLEPGTVETEPTEPGPLDCREEQYPCTRLYSIHRPCKQCLNEACFYSLRRVYVVNKEICVRTVCAHEELLRADLCRDKFSKCGVLASSGLCQSVAAACARSCGGC